A region from the Planktothrix sp. FACHB-1365 genome encodes:
- a CDS encoding threonine/serine exporter ThrE family protein — translation MTPTVLQEIDQKFHLVLLTARLLLQNSAATERVHRVTGQLADSLGIEARLLVSYEAITLTTKIHNQFYSRISTPIPAMKINMMVMTQVMRLVDDIQQGHKTLEEVTDELELINHYAPHHYPQWFLVLMLGIAGGSLAKIFHGDWSTFLIVSLATALGLILRQQLAKHKFNGFIIAFFAAFLGGCISAIGIKLGWTTTPEPCLLVPSMMLVPGVHLINAVLDMVYNHQITGIARLNFSLVMLIAILFGLLLSGSIMDISVAVNSTKPPILQPENILFAGFVAAGFAILFNVPKGILWVCILCGMVGYGMRFFSIYIGLGIIWGNLLASMVVGLMTVYFSRRFKVPSAAIAFGAVVGMIPGIFMFRAGSGLILMMKLGINSDISLIANTIVMAGTALLMTLGIPVGLALPNLLFFRSDD, via the coding sequence ATGACGCCAACAGTCCTCCAAGAGATTGATCAAAAGTTTCACCTGGTTCTACTTACCGCCCGACTTCTTCTACAAAATAGTGCTGCAACAGAACGAGTTCATCGGGTAACTGGTCAATTAGCAGATAGTTTAGGAATTGAAGCCCGGTTATTAGTATCTTATGAAGCTATCACCTTAACAACCAAAATTCATAATCAATTTTATTCGCGCATTAGTACCCCCATTCCGGCGATGAAAATTAATATGATGGTCATGACTCAAGTAATGCGCTTAGTCGATGATATTCAACAAGGACATAAAACTTTAGAAGAAGTTACAGATGAGTTAGAACTAATTAATCACTATGCTCCTCATCATTATCCGCAATGGTTTTTAGTTTTAATGTTAGGAATTGCGGGGGGAAGTTTGGCTAAAATTTTTCATGGAGATTGGTCTACTTTTTTGATTGTGAGTTTAGCAACAGCCCTGGGACTAATCTTAAGACAACAATTAGCAAAACATAAGTTTAATGGGTTTATTATTGCCTTTTTTGCAGCTTTTTTGGGAGGTTGTATCAGTGCAATTGGAATTAAACTCGGTTGGACAACAACGCCAGAACCCTGTTTATTAGTTCCCTCCATGATGTTAGTCCCCGGAGTTCATTTAATTAATGCAGTTTTAGATATGGTTTATAACCATCAAATTACAGGAATTGCTCGATTAAATTTTAGTTTAGTAATGTTGATTGCTATTTTATTTGGTTTATTATTATCAGGAAGTATTATGGATATTTCTGTTGCTGTTAATTCGACAAAACCCCCTATATTACAGCCGGAAAATATTTTATTTGCTGGATTTGTGGCGGCTGGATTTGCGATTTTATTTAATGTTCCTAAAGGAATTCTTTGGGTTTGTATTCTTTGTGGAATGGTCGGTTATGGAATGCGATTTTTTTCGATTTATATCGGGTTAGGAATTATTTGGGGAAATCTTTTGGCTTCAATGGTTGTGGGATTAATGACGGTTTATTTTTCTCGACGATTTAAAGTGCCTTCGGCGGCTATTGCATTTGGGGCAGTTGTTGGAATGATCCCTGGAATTTTTATGTTTCGAGCCGGAAGTGGTTTAATTTTAATGATGAAATTAGGTATCAATTCCGATATTTCTTTAATTGCTAATACGATAGTGATGGCTGGAACCGCCTTATTAATGACATTAGGAATTCCG
- a CDS encoding pentapeptide repeat-containing protein, with the protein MDSWELVQRKATGEWNFKEVDLRGADLQSLDLSKLVFIGADLSGANLKGANLSRSSLRGANLMGANLSYTILEQASLYGVQMMGANLSHANLNGANLTHANLSYTNLYQANLSAANLYGCNLENAWLVGADLRDTDLEKANFKAVNLTDANLTDSIGFNQSDAIICNTIMPNGELMLSRL; encoded by the coding sequence ATGGATAGTTGGGAATTAGTACAACGAAAAGCCACAGGGGAATGGAATTTTAAAGAGGTGGATTTAAGAGGCGCTGATTTACAAAGTTTGGATCTCAGTAAATTAGTCTTTATTGGGGCCGACTTAAGTGGGGCAAATCTCAAGGGCGCGAATTTGAGTCGTTCTTCCTTACGCGGTGCTAACTTAATGGGGGCTAATTTAAGTTATACAATTTTAGAACAAGCTAGTTTATATGGGGTACAAATGATGGGGGCAAACCTCTCCCATGCAAACTTGAATGGAGCCAATTTAACCCACGCTAATTTAAGCTATACTAATCTTTATCAAGCTAATTTAAGTGCTGCCAACCTTTACGGGTGTAATTTAGAAAATGCTTGGTTAGTGGGGGCTGATTTACGAGATACGGATTTAGAAAAAGCTAATTTTAAAGCCGTTAATTTAACCGATGCTAATTTAACGGATTCTATTGGATTTAATCAAAGCGATGCCATCATTTGTAATACGATTATGCCCAATGGTGAATTGATGTTATCCCGGCTCTAA
- a CDS encoding RNA-binding S4 domain-containing protein yields the protein MSETIKLDQFLKFMGEVSTGGQAKIMIQSGEVRVNGEIETRRGRKLVTGDQVWIGGKTLTVNLEPG from the coding sequence ATGTCTGAAACCATTAAACTTGATCAATTTCTGAAATTCATGGGTGAGGTTTCTACCGGAGGACAAGCTAAAATTATGATTCAATCCGGTGAAGTTCGAGTTAATGGTGAGATTGAAACTAGACGGGGACGAAAATTAGTTACAGGAGATCAAGTGTGGATCGGTGGAAAAACTTTAACGGTTAATTTAGAGCCGGGATAA
- a CDS encoding UbiD family decarboxylase, translating into MARDLRGFLKLLEERGQLRRIQTLVDPDLEIAEISNRMLQCGGPGLLFENVKGSPYPVAINLLGTEQRVCWSMNMETPQELEELGKKLGMLQQPKPPKKISQAIDFGKVLFDVIKAKPGRNFFPPCQQIIIEGDDVDLNQIPMIRPYPKDAGKIITLGLVITKDCETGTPNVGVYRLQLQSKNTMTVHWLSVRGGARHLRKAAEKGKKLEIAIALGVDPLIIMAAATPIPVDLSEWLFAGLYGGSGVQLAKCKTVDLEVPADSEFVLEGTITPGEILPDGPFGDHMGYYGGVEDSPLIRFQCITHRQDPIYLTTFSGRPPKEEAMMAIALNRIYTPILRQQVSEIVDFFLPMEALSYKAAIISIDKAYPGQARRAALAFWSALPQFTYTKFVIVVDKDINIRDPRQVVWAISSKVDPSRDVFILPDTPFDTLDFASQKIGLGGRMGIDATTKIPPETNHEWGEPLESDVDVAERVTKRWAEYGLNDLNLTEVDPNKFGYEIR; encoded by the coding sequence ATGGCGAGAGACTTAAGAGGCTTTTTAAAACTGTTAGAAGAACGGGGACAATTACGGCGAATTCAAACCTTAGTTGATCCTGACTTAGAAATTGCTGAAATTTCTAACCGAATGTTGCAATGTGGGGGCCCAGGGTTATTATTTGAAAATGTTAAAGGTTCACCCTATCCGGTGGCGATCAATTTATTAGGGACAGAACAACGGGTCTGTTGGTCAATGAATATGGAAACTCCCCAAGAGTTAGAGGAATTGGGGAAAAAATTAGGAATGTTACAACAACCTAAACCGCCTAAAAAAATCTCCCAAGCCATTGATTTTGGTAAGGTTTTATTTGATGTCATCAAAGCTAAACCGGGGCGCAATTTTTTCCCCCCTTGTCAACAGATTATAATTGAAGGAGATGATGTTGATTTAAACCAAATCCCCATGATTCGTCCCTATCCGAAAGATGCGGGAAAAATCATTACGTTGGGATTAGTGATTACCAAAGATTGTGAAACGGGAACCCCAAATGTTGGAGTTTATCGCTTACAATTACAATCTAAAAATACCATGACCGTCCATTGGTTATCGGTGCGAGGGGGAGCTAGACATTTACGCAAAGCGGCGGAGAAGGGAAAAAAATTAGAAATTGCGATCGCATTAGGGGTTGATCCCTTAATTATTATGGCGGCGGCGACCCCCATTCCGGTTGATTTATCCGAATGGTTATTTGCGGGATTATATGGGGGTTCTGGGGTACAATTAGCCAAGTGTAAAACGGTAGATTTAGAAGTACCTGCGGACTCCGAATTTGTATTAGAAGGAACCATAACTCCTGGGGAAATATTACCTGATGGCCCCTTTGGGGATCACATGGGATATTATGGTGGTGTTGAAGATTCTCCATTGATTCGATTTCAATGTATTACCCATCGTCAAGACCCGATTTATTTAACCACATTTAGCGGTCGTCCTCCCAAAGAAGAAGCGATGATGGCGATCGCATTAAACCGGATTTATACCCCGATTTTAAGACAGCAAGTATCGGAAATTGTAGACTTTTTCCTTCCAATGGAAGCCTTAAGTTATAAAGCAGCTATTATCTCCATTGATAAAGCTTATCCAGGTCAAGCGAGACGGGCAGCTTTAGCGTTTTGGAGTGCTTTACCTCAGTTTACTTATACCAAATTTGTAATTGTTGTGGATAAAGATATTAATATTCGAGATCCGCGACAAGTGGTATGGGCAATTAGTTCAAAAGTTGACCCGTCCAGGGATGTTTTTATTCTTCCTGATACGCCTTTTGATACTTTAGATTTTGCCAGTCAAAAAATAGGTTTAGGGGGAAGAATGGGGATAGATGCAACGACAAAAATCCCCCCTGAAACCAATCATGAATGGGGAGAACCTTTAGAGTCAGATGTTGATGTTGCTGAAAGGGTAACCAAACGTTGGGCAGAATATGGATTAAATGATCTGAATTTAACCGAAGTAGACCCCAATAAATTCGGCTACGAAATTCGGTAA
- a CDS encoding AAA family ATPase translates to MLTIDDYQILTQIYESANSEVYRAIHESDGERVILKVLKQDYPTPAELTRYKQEYELTRSLNQDGIVKAYGLEKYQNTLVMFVEDFGGESLKLLRRSHQFSLQEFLSIAIKISTSLGQIHAANIIHKDINPANIILNLETQQLKIIDFGISTRLTRENPTLKNPNILEGTLAYISPEQTGRMNRSLDYRTDFYSLGVTFYELLTGKLPFETDDDLELVHCHIAKQPVFPSEINLLIPPAIDNIVIKLMAKNAEDRYQSAWGLKADLENCLHQLQSTGKIEDFPLATQDISDKFQIPQKLYGRDTEIEILLTAFDRVSHPPLVREEKGGSELMLIAGYSGIGKSVLVQEIYKPITEKRGYFIAGKFDQFQRNIPYSAIVNAFQQFVKQILTENTAKLQTWKAKLLTALGGNGQIIIDVIPEVELIIGQQPNVPELGPTESQNRFNLVFKNFIQTCCAQEHPLVMFLDDLQWADGATLKLIELMMTDTDLKHLFLIGAYRDNEVSLGHPLMILLEDLRKVEVLINQINLMNLQQEDIKELIADTLKNQSNSVNLLADLVLTKTDGNPFFVNQFLKLLYSDQLITFNYEQQQWTWDIKQIEAQNITDNVVELMIGKLKKLPNKTQSILQLAACVGANFDLQNLSIIARKTTSETFPDLLLAIESGLLLPLSELDENLLIQKYQFLHDRVQQAAYTLINEDQKPAIHRQIGKLIEQNASESEKEEKIFDIVGHFNLGIELINQPDEREALAQLNLKAGIKAKNGSAYAGAMIYLQTGIDLLTPNCWIEQHELTLNLYVVATEAAYLSGDLETMEKMASQVLQNAQTSLDKVKIYEVKIAAQTSKGNPVGAFAVGREALFQLGVDLPQEADENRIKTELETIRHQLEGHTIPQLVDLPLMTDLHSQYTMQLLSMLIGATVQGVPSLVPLVGATMVSLSLKFGNTSTSCVGYVVYGLVQCTVLGDIETGYEFGKLSLSVLERLHAIEFKSLILLLFGCFIQNRQEPLRAVLPTLKEGYTSRGETGDTLYASYSIEHYSYASFFSGIELGSLASELAAYSDALLQLKQYSARSYLDTLRQAIYNFQEIVESPDVLNGTAYNEIEMIPKHHQRNDLCALIYVHIYKLLLAYSWGNYTSALAYIIEIERYIYSMSLGSVFVPVFYYYASLTKLAFFPHLTEAEQADRITEVETYQNKLYRWMESMPDNHQHKWHLVEAEKYRVLGNKAEAIEHYDRAISGAKENQFIQEEALANELAAKFYLNWGKEKIAKDYIQSAHYAYTLWGATAKVKHLEQKYPQLLTLISTTPGIKGTTTIRTSGAIDTGTTLDLATVMKASQALSGEIVLDKLLVSLMKIIIQNAGAQLGYLVLETQGELLIEASGVVNDDNITALQSIPIENNLPITLINYVARLKKDVVLNDATRQDNFVNDPYIISHQPKSILCTPLLNQGQLIGIVYLENNLTNGAFTENRLEVIKLLSGQAAIALENARLYQTLEDKVKERTAQLAAANQEISTLNEKLKAENLRLSAELDVAKKLQEMVLPKPAELEKIEGLDIAGYMEPAAEVGGDYYDVLSSQHGVKIAIGDVTGHGLESGVLMMMAQTAVRTLKESKETDPVRFLDVLNRTLYGNIERMKLEKNMTLAILDYTDGLVKLSGQHEEMIVVRVDGMIEKFETGDLGFPIGLEEEITDFISHTTVTLNSGDVVVLYTDGITEAVNLDKEFYGLDRLYQIVLENRHYSARKIQQFVIDDLRQFIGNQKVFDDITLVVFKQK, encoded by the coding sequence ATGCTAACCATTGACGACTACCAGATTCTCACTCAAATCTATGAAAGTGCTAACTCAGAAGTTTATCGCGCCATCCACGAATCTGATGGTGAAAGAGTTATCCTCAAAGTTCTCAAACAAGATTATCCGACCCCGGCGGAACTGACTCGCTATAAACAAGAATATGAACTCACTCGCAGCCTGAACCAAGATGGTATCGTCAAAGCCTACGGGTTAGAAAAATATCAGAATACTTTGGTTATGTTTGTCGAAGATTTTGGGGGTGAATCTTTGAAACTATTGAGAAGAAGTCATCAGTTTAGTTTACAGGAATTTCTCTCAATTGCCATTAAAATATCTACGAGTTTAGGACAAATTCATGCTGCAAATATTATTCATAAAGATATTAACCCTGCCAATATCATACTCAACCTGGAAACCCAACAATTAAAAATTATTGATTTCGGTATTTCAACGCGGTTAACGAGAGAAAATCCCACCCTGAAAAACCCCAACATATTAGAAGGAACGTTAGCTTATATTTCCCCAGAACAAACCGGGCGCATGAACCGAAGTTTAGATTATCGTACAGACTTTTATTCCTTGGGGGTCACTTTTTATGAACTGTTAACCGGAAAACTCCCCTTTGAAACAGACGATGATTTAGAATTAGTCCATTGTCATATTGCTAAACAACCTGTATTCCCCTCAGAAATTAACCTCTTAATTCCTCCAGCAATCGACAATATTGTCATAAAATTAATGGCAAAAAATGCTGAAGATCGCTATCAAAGTGCATGGGGATTAAAAGCAGATTTAGAAAATTGTTTACATCAATTACAATCTACAGGAAAGATAGAGGATTTTCCTTTAGCAACTCAAGATATTTCTGATAAATTTCAAATCCCCCAAAAGTTATATGGAAGAGATACAGAAATAGAAATTTTATTAACAGCTTTTGATCGAGTCAGTCACCCCCCCTTAGTCAGAGAGGAGAAAGGAGGGTCTGAACTCATGTTAATTGCTGGATATTCGGGGATCGGAAAATCTGTGTTAGTTCAAGAGATTTATAAACCGATTACGGAAAAACGGGGCTATTTTATTGCGGGAAAATTTGACCAATTTCAGCGTAATATTCCTTACAGTGCGATTGTCAATGCGTTCCAACAATTTGTTAAACAAATTTTAACTGAAAATACAGCTAAATTACAAACCTGGAAAGCCAAACTTTTAACTGCTTTAGGGGGGAATGGACAAATTATTATTGATGTGATTCCAGAGGTTGAATTAATTATTGGTCAGCAACCTAATGTCCCCGAATTAGGGCCGACAGAATCGCAAAATCGTTTTAATTTAGTCTTCAAAAATTTTATCCAGACTTGTTGTGCTCAAGAGCATCCTTTAGTCATGTTTCTCGATGATTTACAATGGGCTGATGGGGCGACTCTAAAATTAATTGAACTGATGATGACAGACACCGATTTAAAACATTTATTTCTCATTGGTGCCTATCGAGATAACGAAGTGAGTCTGGGTCATCCCTTAATGATTTTATTAGAGGATTTGAGAAAAGTAGAAGTCCTTATTAATCAAATTAATTTGATGAATTTGCAACAAGAAGATATTAAAGAACTAATAGCAGATACTCTGAAAAATCAGAGTAATAGTGTAAATTTATTGGCGGATTTGGTTTTAACTAAAACGGATGGAAACCCCTTTTTTGTTAATCAATTTTTAAAATTATTATATAGTGATCAGCTAATCACATTTAATTACGAGCAGCAACAATGGACATGGGATATCAAGCAAATAGAAGCGCAAAATATTACCGATAATGTGGTGGAGTTAATGATTGGTAAATTAAAGAAATTACCAAACAAAACTCAATCTATTTTACAATTAGCTGCTTGTGTGGGAGCAAATTTTGACTTACAAAATTTATCAATTATTGCCAGAAAAACAACTTCAGAAACCTTTCCTGATTTACTCCTCGCTATTGAATCAGGATTACTTTTACCCTTATCAGAATTAGACGAAAATCTGTTAATTCAAAAGTATCAATTTCTCCATGATCGGGTTCAACAGGCTGCTTATACTCTGATTAATGAAGATCAAAAACCAGCCATTCACCGCCAAATCGGAAAATTAATTGAACAAAATGCCTCAGAGAGTGAAAAAGAGGAAAAAATATTTGATATTGTCGGACATTTTAATCTGGGGATAGAGTTAATTAACCAACCCGATGAACGAGAAGCCTTAGCTCAGTTAAATTTAAAAGCTGGGATTAAAGCGAAAAATGGCAGTGCTTATGCGGGAGCGATGATCTATTTACAAACAGGAATTGATTTACTGACTCCTAACTGTTGGATTGAGCAGCATGAATTGACTCTAAATCTTTATGTTGTAGCGACAGAAGCAGCCTATTTAAGTGGGGATCTGGAAACTATGGAAAAAATGGCTTCCCAGGTCTTACAAAATGCTCAAACGAGCTTGGATAAAGTCAAAATTTATGAAGTGAAAATCGCCGCTCAAACTTCTAAGGGGAATCCTGTCGGAGCATTTGCTGTCGGTCGAGAAGCACTCTTTCAATTAGGAGTAGATCTCCCCCAAGAAGCTGATGAAAATCGGATTAAAACAGAACTAGAAACAATTCGTCATCAACTCGAAGGTCATACTATTCCCCAACTGGTTGATCTCCCTTTAATGACTGATCTTCACAGTCAATATACCATGCAATTATTATCAATGTTAATTGGAGCAACTGTTCAAGGAGTACCCAGTTTAGTTCCCCTGGTGGGTGCCACAATGGTGAGTTTATCTCTAAAATTTGGCAATACTAGCACATCCTGTGTGGGTTATGTGGTTTATGGATTGGTTCAATGTACTGTTTTAGGAGATATAGAAACGGGTTATGAGTTCGGTAAATTATCACTCAGTGTACTAGAACGATTACACGCTATTGAATTTAAGTCCCTCATTCTACTTCTATTTGGATGCTTTATTCAAAATCGTCAAGAACCTTTGAGAGCAGTTCTTCCAACTCTGAAAGAGGGGTATACATCTCGTGGGGAAACTGGCGATACTTTATACGCTAGTTATTCCATTGAACATTACAGTTATGCCAGCTTTTTTAGTGGGATAGAATTGGGAAGTTTAGCATCAGAATTAGCAGCTTATAGTGATGCTTTATTACAATTAAAGCAATATTCGGCTCGGAGTTATTTGGATACCCTACGACAAGCTATTTACAATTTTCAGGAGATTGTGGAATCACCCGATGTGTTGAATGGAACAGCCTATAATGAAATAGAGATGATTCCTAAACATCATCAAAGGAATGATTTATGTGCCCTTATTTATGTGCATATCTACAAGCTTTTGTTAGCTTATTCTTGGGGAAATTACACTTCAGCATTAGCCTATATTATTGAAATTGAACGGTATATCTATTCAATGTCATTAGGGTCTGTTTTTGTTCCGGTTTTTTATTATTATGCTTCCCTCACCAAATTAGCTTTTTTTCCCCATTTAACAGAAGCCGAGCAAGCCGATAGAATTACTGAAGTAGAAACCTATCAAAATAAACTCTATCGTTGGATGGAAAGTATGCCTGATAATCATCAGCATAAATGGCATTTAGTTGAGGCGGAAAAGTATCGAGTTTTGGGGAATAAAGCTGAAGCGATTGAACATTATGATCGCGCTATCTCAGGAGCTAAAGAAAATCAATTTATCCAAGAAGAAGCACTGGCTAATGAACTCGCGGCTAAATTTTACTTAAATTGGGGCAAAGAAAAAATTGCCAAAGATTATATCCAGTCAGCCCACTATGCTTATACTCTCTGGGGTGCTACGGCTAAAGTTAAACACTTAGAACAAAAATACCCACAATTATTAACTTTAATATCAACAACTCCTGGGATTAAGGGAACAACAACTATCCGCACATCCGGTGCGATTGACACTGGCACGACTTTAGATTTAGCGACAGTGATGAAAGCTTCTCAAGCCCTTTCTGGGGAAATTGTCTTAGATAAATTACTGGTGTCTTTGATGAAAATTATCATCCAAAATGCCGGAGCGCAATTAGGTTATTTAGTCTTAGAAACTCAAGGTGAATTACTGATTGAAGCCTCTGGAGTGGTTAATGATGATAATATTACGGCATTACAATCAATTCCTATTGAGAATAACTTACCTATTACTCTTATTAATTATGTTGCAAGATTGAAGAAAGACGTGGTTTTAAACGATGCCACTCGTCAGGATAATTTTGTCAACGATCCTTATATTATCAGTCATCAGCCTAAATCAATTTTATGTACGCCTTTGCTGAATCAAGGTCAATTAATTGGCATTGTTTATCTGGAAAATAACCTCACAAATGGAGCTTTTACAGAGAATCGATTAGAAGTGATTAAATTATTATCAGGACAAGCCGCGATCGCCCTAGAAAACGCCCGTCTTTACCAAACTTTAGAAGATAAAGTTAAAGAACGCACCGCCCAATTAGCCGCAGCGAATCAAGAAATTAGTACCCTGAACGAGAAATTGAAAGCAGAAAATCTGCGCCTGAGTGCGGAGTTAGATGTGGCGAAAAAACTACAAGAAATGGTGTTACCTAAACCCGCCGAATTAGAAAAAATTGAGGGTTTAGATATTGCCGGATATATGGAACCCGCCGCTGAAGTAGGGGGCGATTATTATGATGTTTTATCGAGTCAGCATGGGGTAAAAATTGCTATTGGTGATGTCACTGGACACGGTTTAGAAAGTGGGGTATTAATGATGATGGCACAAACAGCAGTACGCACTCTTAAAGAAAGTAAAGAAACCGATCCCGTGCGTTTTTTAGATGTCCTTAACCGGACGCTTTATGGCAATATTGAACGCATGAAATTGGAAAAAAATATGACTTTGGCTATCTTAGATTATACTGATGGTCTCGTTAAATTAAGTGGTCAACATGAGGAAATGATTGTAGTGCGAGTTGATGGTATGATTGAAAAATTTGAGACAGGTGATCTGGGATTTCCTATTGGTTTAGAAGAGGAAATTACTGATTTCATCAGTCACACAACTGTAACGTTAAAT